Proteins co-encoded in one Conger conger chromosome 4, fConCon1.1, whole genome shotgun sequence genomic window:
- the rpl36 gene encoding large ribosomal subunit protein eL36, with amino-acid sequence MAIRYPMAVGLNKGHPVTKNVAKPKHSRRRGHLTKHTKFVRDMIREVCGFAPYERRAMELLKVSKDKRALKFIKKRVGTHIRAKRKREELSNVLAAMRKAAAKKE; translated from the exons ATGGCAATTCGGTACCCTATGGCCGTTGGCCTGAACAAAGGCCACCCCGTAACGAAGAATGTGGCTAAGCCCAAACACAGTCGCAGGAGAGGG CACCTGACCAAGCACACCAAGTTTGTGCGTGACATGATTCGTGAGGTGTGCGGTTTTGCTCCGTACGAGAGGCGGGCGATGGAGTTGCTGAAAGTGTCCAAGGACAAGCGTGCACTGAAGTTCATCAAGAAAAGG GTGGGAACCCACATCCGTGccaagagaaagagggaagagcTCAGCAACGTCCTCGCTGCAATGAGAAAGGCTGCTGCCAAGAAGGAGTAA
- the lmnb2 gene encoding lamin-B2, translating into MATATPSRSATESARTAAGTPLSPTRISRLQEKEDLRHLNDRLAVYIDRVRSLELENDRLMVKVSEKEEITTREVTGIKALYESELSDARRVLDETARERARLQIDLGKANAELEEANRNFKKKDGDLAIALARIKELESLYNKSEAALNTALSENGALGAELADLRAQLAKAEDAHAVAKKQLEAETLMRVDLENRCQSLSEELQFRKSMFDEEVRETRRRQEKRLVEVDSGMQQDYEFKLSQALQDLRKQHDEQVSIYKVELEHTFKAKLDNAKVSSDMNDKAVCTAREELREAHMRIESLGYQLSALQKQASAAEERIRELEDMMASDRDKHRRQLDAKDREMAEMRDCMQQQLNEYQELLDVKLALDMEITAYRKLLEGEEDRLKLSPSPSSRVTVSRTTASSSSSRSSRGKRKRLEVEEEVSVPKFQILQDSEASGSISIQEMDLEGKSVTLKNDSEKDQALGNWRLKRQVGDEEEVTYKFSPKYVLKAGQTVTVWSADAGVSHSPPTDLLWKSQSTWGTGDDVLTYLVNSDGEEVAKLVVNKTVVEVENGDDDDDLGEEDLFHQQGDPKTSSRECSIM; encoded by the exons ATGGCGACTGCAACCCCTAGCCGCTCAGCCACCGAGAGTGCTCGGACGGCCGCAGGCACCCCGCTCTCCCCAACGCGTATCTCGCGCCTGCAAGAGAAGGAGGACTTGAGGCATTTAAATGATCGGTTGGCTGTTTATATCGACCGTGTGCGATCGCTTGAATTGGAAAATGACCGTCTTATGGTGAAAGTCTCCGAGAAGGAAGAGATCACAACCCGGGAG GTGACTGGGATCAAAGCGCTGTACGAGTCCGAGTTGTCGGATGCCCGCCGCGTCCTGGATGAGACCGCACGGGAGAGAGCCAGGCTGCAGATTGACCTGGGGAAGGCCAATGCTGAACTGGAGGaggccaacaggaa CTTCAAGAAGAAGGATGGGGACCTGGCCATCGCCCTGGCTCGCATTAAAGAGCTGGAGTCTCTGTACAACAAGAGCGAGGCGGCCCTCAACACCGCGCTGAGTGAGAACGGGGCCCTGGGGGCCGAACTGGCCGACCTCAGAGCCCAGCTCGCTAAG GCTGAGGACGCCCATGCGGTGGCCAAGAAGCAGCTGGAGGCGGAGACCCTGATGAGAGTGGACCTGGAGAACCGCTGTCAGAGCCTGTCGGAGGAGCTCCAGTTCAGGAAGAGCATGTTCGACGAG GAGGTGCGTGAGACCCGGCGGCGCCAGGAGAAGCGCTTGGTGGAGGTGGACAGCGGGATGCAGCAGGACTACGAGTTCAAGCTGTCCCAGGCGCTGCAGGACCTGCGCAAGCAGCACGATGAGCAGGTCTCCATCTACAAGGTGGAGCTGGAGCACACCTTCAAGGCCAAG CTGGACAACGCGAAGGTGTCCTCCGACATGAACGACAAGGCTGTGTGCACAGCGCGAGAGGAGCTCCGTGAGGCACACATGAGGATCGAGAGCCTGGGCTACCAGCTCTCTGCCCTGCAGAAACAG gcCAGCGCGGCTGAGGAGCGTATCCGCGAGCTGGAGGACATGATGGCCAGCGACCGGGATAAGCACCGCCGGCAGCTGGACGCCAAGGACCGCGAGATGGCCGAGATGAGGGACTGCATGCAGCAGCAGCTCAACGAGTACCAGGAGCTGCTGGACGTCAAGCTGGCCCTGGACATGGAGATCACCGCCTACAGGAAGCtcctggagggagaggaggaccg gctGAAGCTGAGCCCCAGCCCCTCCTCCCGGGTGACCGTGTCCCGCACCACCGCCAGCAGCAGCTCCTCGCGCTCCTCCCGCGGGAAGAGGAAGCgcctggaggtggaggaggaggtgtccGTCCCCAAGTTCCAGATCTTGCAGGACTCCGAGGCCTCTGGGAGCATCTCCATCCAGGAGATGGACCTGGAGGGGAAGTCCGTGACCCTGAAGAACGACTCCGAAAAG GATCAAGCCCTTGGCAACTGGAGACTGAAGAGGCAGGTCGGGGATGAGGAGGAAGTGACCTACAAGTTCAGCCCTAAATATGTCCTGAAGGCTGGCCAGACCGTCACG GTGTGGAGTGCAGATGCTGGCGTGTCCCACAGTCCCCCGACAGACCTGCTGTGGAAAAGTCAGAGCACCTGGGGTACAGGAGATGACGTGCTCACATACCTGGTCAACTCTGACGGAGAG GAAGTGGCCAAGCTGGTCGTGAACAAAACcgtggtggaggtggagaacGGCGACGACGACGATGACTTGGGGGAGGAGGATCTCTTCCATCAGCAG GGAGATCCAAAAACATCATCCAGAGAATGTTCGATCATGTGA